Proteins from a genomic interval of Acomys russatus chromosome 19, mAcoRus1.1, whole genome shotgun sequence:
- the LOC127203057 gene encoding vomeronasal type-1 receptor 4-like: MLKNRMDFWNLAIKIIFLSQTTTGIFGNFSLIFYYLGVYYRECKLKPTDLILMHLMAANALIILSTGVPHTMAVWGLKKFLSDFGCKLIVYIQGIVRSVSIGTTCLLSVFQAITVNPRKSCWKNHKVKAEEYIGCYIFIVWILYMSIHFTFFVYTFTKVDTKNVTRKRDFKYCSTVGHDEINDSLYAALVVCPEVFLSGLIAWSSGSMIVLLFRHKQKVQHIHSSHDFRRISHESRATRNILALVSIFLAFYTLSSFLRGCIALFHNHSWWLVNITPLVSLCFPSFGPFVLMNHYSVMPRLSFVRRNNKLP, translated from the coding sequence ATGCTGAAAAACAGAATGGACTTCTGGAATCTGgcaatcaaaattattttcttatcacAAACTACAACTGGAATTTTTGGCAATTTCTCTCTTATATTCTACTATCTAGGTGTTTACTACAGAGAATGCAAACTGAAGCCCACAGATTTGATTCTCATGCACCTAATGGCAGCCAATGCCTTGATCATCCTCTCTACAGGAGTTCCCCACACAATGGCAGTTTGGGGATTAAAGAAGTTTTTAAGTGATTTTGGATGCAAGCTCATAGTGTACATTCAAGGAATTGTCCGGAGTGTGTCCATTGGAACCACATGTCTCTTGAGTGTCTTTCAGGCCATCACCGTCAACCCCAGGAAATCTTGCTGGAAGAATCATAAAGTCAAAGCTGAGGAGTACATTGGATGTTACATATTCATTGTCTGGATCTTGTACATGTCGATACATTTCACTTTCTTTGTGTACACCTTTACCAAAGTAGATACAAAAAATGTGACAAGAAAGCGAGATTTTAAATACTGCTCCACTGTGGGGCATGATGAAATTAATGACTCCCTCTATGCAGCGTTGGTAGTATGTCCTGAAGTCTTCCTTTCTGGGCTCATTGCGTGGTCCAGTGGTTCCATGATTGTCCTTCTGTTCAGACACAAGCAGAAAGTTCAACACATCCACAGCAGTCATGATTTCAGAAGGATTTCCCATGAGTCCAGAGCCACAAGGAACATCCTGGCTCTAGTGTCTATCTTTCTGGCTTTTTATACTCTGTCCTCCTTCTTAAGAGGCTGCATTGCTCTTTTTCATAATCATAGTTGGTGGCTAGTGAACATCACtcctcttgtttctctttgttttccctcttttggACCTTTTGTTCTTATGAACCATTACTCTGTCATGCCCAGACTCAGTTTTGTCAGGAGAAACAATAAACTCCCttaa